From Halobacteriovorax sp. HLS, the proteins below share one genomic window:
- a CDS encoding cysteine desulfurase family protein, translating to MIYFDHAASTKVLDEAKQILLKSIDEDFANPSAAHKYGKSALKKIEKARLKILKLLKASKSDQLVFLGSATEGNNLVIKGLGIKDNEKIHFSRGDHPSTVMPALETNGIKTDISLNADGDIDEAKLMESLSDQSRLVVFSHVNNQSGNKYDILSLAKKIKNYRSDIHIHVDGVQAITKLGVDLSSFIDSYTISGHKIGAPKGVAALFLKNGIEINAQLHGGGHENGLRSSTLNTPMILALEYVIESGIKNITEKNQSVMAINELIRTKLINSGLDIKFPFPLEKTSPYILSFICPGVSSDIILRHLEMKDIFVASSSACSSRAKGYNEGFAAMKIDQREHKFVLRVSFSESSTIDEAEEFVREFENVVKEIKRIM from the coding sequence ATGATTTATTTTGATCATGCCGCATCAACTAAAGTACTTGATGAGGCCAAGCAAATACTACTGAAAAGTATTGATGAAGATTTTGCAAATCCTTCTGCTGCTCATAAGTACGGCAAATCAGCTTTAAAGAAGATTGAAAAAGCACGCTTAAAAATATTGAAGCTACTTAAAGCATCTAAAAGTGATCAACTCGTTTTTCTTGGTTCGGCCACTGAAGGTAATAATTTAGTTATTAAGGGATTAGGCATTAAAGATAACGAGAAAATCCACTTCTCCAGAGGAGATCATCCTTCGACTGTTATGCCTGCTTTGGAAACCAATGGAATAAAAACTGATATTAGTTTAAATGCAGATGGTGATATCGATGAAGCGAAGCTAATGGAATCCTTGTCTGATCAATCTAGGCTAGTCGTATTTAGTCATGTTAATAATCAGTCGGGTAATAAGTATGATATTCTCTCTTTGGCCAAGAAGATTAAGAATTATCGAAGTGATATTCACATCCATGTTGATGGTGTTCAAGCGATCACTAAGCTTGGAGTAGATCTTAGCTCTTTTATTGATTCCTATACAATTTCCGGACATAAAATAGGAGCACCAAAAGGTGTTGCTGCTCTTTTTTTAAAAAATGGAATTGAGATTAATGCACAATTGCATGGAGGAGGTCATGAGAATGGTTTAAGATCATCGACTCTAAATACTCCAATGATTCTCGCTTTAGAATATGTAATTGAAAGTGGAATTAAGAATATTACTGAGAAAAATCAATCAGTAATGGCAATTAACGAGCTTATAAGGACTAAGCTTATTAATTCTGGTTTAGATATCAAATTTCCTTTTCCTCTAGAGAAGACCAGTCCATATATTTTAAGTTTTATTTGTCCGGGTGTATCGAGCGATATCATTCTAAGACACTTGGAGATGAAAGATATTTTTGTGGCCAGCTCATCGGCCTGCTCATCTAGAGCTAAAGGTTATAATGAAGGCTTTGCCGCGATGAAGATCGATCAAAGAGAACATAAATTTGTTTTAAGAGTATCTTTTAGTGAGAGTTCAACAATTGATGAAGCCGAAGAATTTGTAAGAGAATTTGAAAATGTAGTAAAAGAGATTAAAAGAATAATGTAG
- the thiI gene encoding tRNA uracil 4-sulfurtransferase ThiI: protein MYKSIIINIDELWLKGRNRKYYFKTLRDHVKLVLKAHAKEQVMELKNEQQRLVARSESGFTNDAIQSLVKVPGISSIQPAISIAKDKDLILPTLIEKLDQELDKSVTTTFKVKSKRVDKTFPHNSLDLARELGHLLLKKFSCLKVNVKNPDIMIDIKVMQDSILISTEKFTATGGLPVLTSGNVVTMISGGFDSPVASYMMSKRGCRQDFIFFYAYPYVGDEVKEKIIKICEVLSQYQRGCRLYVVPFGEVQNRIAKDCHEEYRTILFRKYMVQTANYLADRIKGDAILTGDALGQVSSQTMRNMSVMDSCSRKIILRPLVGFNKLEIIKLAQKIGTHDISIIPHDDACSLFSPKHPVIKADFKYMNSYHEENDYSELLKKCLDEAEVYKFDVLGEYEEL from the coding sequence ATGTATAAGAGTATAATAATTAATATAGATGAACTTTGGCTAAAAGGTAGAAATAGAAAGTACTACTTTAAAACTCTAAGAGACCATGTGAAGCTTGTTCTTAAGGCCCATGCAAAAGAACAAGTTATGGAATTAAAAAACGAGCAACAGAGGCTTGTTGCTAGAAGTGAATCTGGGTTTACTAATGATGCCATACAATCATTAGTTAAGGTTCCAGGGATCTCTTCAATACAGCCGGCAATTAGTATCGCTAAAGATAAGGACCTTATCCTTCCAACATTGATTGAAAAACTGGATCAAGAACTTGATAAGTCTGTGACAACTACCTTTAAGGTTAAGTCTAAACGAGTGGATAAAACATTTCCTCATAATTCTCTAGATCTTGCCAGAGAGCTTGGTCATTTACTATTAAAGAAGTTTTCATGTTTGAAAGTTAACGTGAAAAATCCAGATATCATGATTGATATTAAAGTCATGCAAGACTCGATTCTCATATCTACTGAAAAATTTACTGCAACTGGGGGGTTACCAGTACTCACAAGTGGGAATGTTGTCACGATGATCTCTGGTGGCTTTGATTCTCCAGTTGCAAGTTATATGATGTCAAAAAGAGGTTGTAGGCAAGACTTTATCTTCTTCTACGCTTATCCGTATGTAGGAGATGAAGTTAAAGAGAAGATTATCAAAATTTGTGAAGTTCTATCGCAGTATCAAAGAGGTTGCCGTTTATACGTTGTACCATTTGGTGAGGTTCAAAATAGAATTGCTAAAGATTGCCACGAAGAATATAGAACGATACTTTTTAGAAAGTACATGGTTCAGACTGCAAATTACTTGGCCGATAGAATCAAAGGTGATGCGATCCTTACGGGAGACGCTTTAGGTCAGGTATCGAGCCAGACCATGAGAAATATGTCTGTCATGGACTCTTGTTCTAGAAAAATTATTTTGAGACCTTTAGTCGGCTTCAATAAATTAGAAATTATTAAACTGGCACAAAAGATAGGAACTCATGATATCTCTATCATTCCTCATGATGATGCTTGTAGTCTATTCTCTCCGAAGCACCCTGTGATTAAAGCAGATTTTAAATATATGAATAGTTATCATGAAGAAAATGACTATAGTGAACTTCTAAAAAAGTGTCTTGATGAAGCAGAAGTGTATAAGTTCGATGTACTGGGTGAGTACGAAGAGTTATAA
- a CDS encoding RDD family protein, whose amino-acid sequence MSDSDNDDWNFKLDDSEVKKTRRKEKVKPLLQSAQKKEIKVEASAQATRKSRRQLAREASGGVGIGGEASIDPASHLKRIIAFILDLCVLAILIAAGQFCIVFFPEIGKDIESFLGPEIISSIPLDVGGLLAAVGLHLILVILPTASTQQSIGKRMMKLKIVGVQAPKVALGAIFIREYFAKPVALFTLIGVLMILFTNKRKGLHDFIAGTSVIDC is encoded by the coding sequence ATGAGTGATTCTGACAATGATGATTGGAACTTTAAACTAGATGATTCTGAAGTAAAGAAGACTCGTAGAAAAGAAAAGGTTAAACCTTTACTACAGTCTGCTCAGAAAAAAGAAATAAAGGTTGAAGCATCTGCTCAAGCAACTAGAAAGTCTAGAAGACAGCTGGCCAGGGAGGCCTCTGGAGGAGTGGGGATTGGAGGAGAAGCTTCAATTGATCCAGCTTCTCATCTAAAGAGAATTATTGCTTTTATACTTGATCTTTGTGTGCTCGCGATTCTCATTGCCGCCGGCCAATTCTGTATTGTCTTCTTTCCTGAAATTGGAAAAGATATAGAGTCCTTTCTTGGGCCAGAAATAATTTCTTCTATTCCGCTTGATGTAGGAGGTTTACTGGCAGCAGTAGGGCTACACTTAATACTCGTTATTCTACCAACAGCTTCGACGCAGCAGTCGATAGGTAAGAGAATGATGAAGCTAAAAATTGTTGGAGTTCAAGCACCTAAAGTTGCCTTAGGTGCAATATTTATACGAGAGTACTTCGCTAAACCCGTTGCTCTGTTCACTTTGATTGGTGTGCTGATGATTCTCTTTACAAATAAACGTAAGGGCCTACATGACTTTATTGCAGGAACTTCAGTAATAGATTGTTAA
- a CDS encoding carboxy terminal-processing peptidase, which yields MRNKLNLLVILALAFNLSVSAKDTKTIAQAKIKKEETRAVDLITADTKADLKKEKIIGNIIRNALENYHYIDHKIDKDLSKQAFGEFFKKLDYGKQFFLQSDIKKLEKYKTKMHEEMMSGNHDMVNDAIKIFRKRIVDVDKVRKEVFKKQFTWTSSERFELDPDKRKFAANEKELADHWRKVFKQATLGRYIALKEEQDDLKNNKKKPSKKTKKKAKKAPKVKILTDAEIKKKAHEAISKKYKSFFGRLRKDDRIDYLEKFFNAIAIIYDPHTQYLPPKRKEDFDIDISGSLEGIGAVLSEEDPYIKVNKIIPGGAAWREKNLEVDDLILAVGQETGDFVDLVGMRVDDAVRYIRGKKDTIVRLQVKKADGTRQLIEIVRDVVQIGESFAKSSVLELEGTNMKVGYIHVPKFYRDFDNSSNNCTNDVRRELENLKSKGVDGVILDLRNNGGGALEDAKQMSGLFIEDGPIVQIRNHDGKVDVLEDTDSSVTFKGPLIVMTNRFSASASEILAAALQDYGRAVIVGGEYTHGKGTVQAVLNLNHGPLMSMFGSEIGALKVTIQKFYRITGGSTQYKGVTPDIIIPDPYGYTKSREQDLEYSLKWDKVSAKPFTMWTENKFDRKKLKNRSENRVKKDKRFAKINESVDYLIKRRNETTVSLNLKEVLEEDKKNKEISERLKLDEENKNLKVSFYDESVRLHEEIKKGDEKKWRKGFEARNDEWVKALRQDAGLEEAIYILNDMVTMQKGKKLSAVK from the coding sequence ATGAGAAACAAATTAAACCTTTTAGTTATTTTGGCACTTGCATTTAATCTGAGTGTATCAGCTAAAGATACAAAGACAATTGCACAAGCGAAAATAAAAAAAGAAGAGACCAGAGCGGTTGATCTTATAACTGCAGATACTAAAGCTGATCTCAAAAAAGAAAAGATTATTGGTAATATCATTCGAAATGCTCTTGAGAACTATCACTATATTGACCATAAGATTGATAAAGACCTCTCAAAGCAGGCCTTTGGAGAGTTCTTCAAGAAACTTGATTATGGAAAACAATTCTTCTTACAGAGCGATATAAAGAAGCTTGAGAAGTACAAAACTAAAATGCATGAAGAGATGATGTCGGGTAATCATGACATGGTTAACGATGCAATTAAAATTTTTAGAAAGAGAATTGTTGATGTTGATAAAGTTCGAAAAGAAGTTTTCAAAAAACAATTTACTTGGACAAGTAGTGAGAGATTTGAATTAGATCCAGACAAAAGAAAGTTTGCTGCTAACGAAAAAGAGTTGGCCGATCATTGGAGAAAAGTTTTCAAGCAAGCAACACTTGGAAGATATATTGCTTTAAAAGAAGAGCAAGACGACCTTAAAAATAATAAGAAAAAGCCTTCTAAGAAAACTAAGAAGAAAGCGAAGAAAGCTCCTAAGGTTAAAATCCTTACAGATGCTGAGATTAAGAAAAAGGCCCATGAGGCAATTTCTAAAAAGTATAAGAGCTTTTTTGGAAGACTTAGAAAAGATGACAGAATTGATTATCTTGAAAAATTCTTTAACGCAATTGCAATCATTTATGATCCGCATACTCAATACTTACCTCCAAAGAGAAAAGAAGATTTTGATATTGATATCTCGGGAAGTTTAGAGGGAATCGGAGCGGTTCTTTCTGAAGAAGATCCATATATTAAAGTTAATAAAATTATCCCTGGCGGAGCAGCTTGGAGAGAGAAGAATCTTGAAGTTGATGATTTAATTCTTGCTGTTGGACAGGAGACTGGTGACTTTGTGGATCTAGTAGGTATGAGAGTTGATGATGCTGTTAGATATATCAGAGGAAAGAAAGATACGATTGTAAGGTTACAAGTAAAGAAAGCGGATGGAACAAGACAATTAATAGAAATCGTACGTGATGTGGTTCAAATTGGAGAGTCATTTGCTAAGTCTTCAGTTTTAGAGCTTGAGGGGACGAATATGAAAGTAGGTTATATTCATGTTCCTAAATTCTATAGAGACTTTGATAATTCTAGTAATAACTGTACGAATGACGTGAGAAGAGAATTAGAGAATTTAAAATCAAAAGGTGTTGATGGAGTTATCCTCGATTTAAGAAATAATGGTGGTGGTGCTCTTGAAGATGCTAAGCAAATGTCGGGTCTATTTATAGAAGATGGACCGATTGTTCAAATTAGAAATCATGATGGGAAAGTAGATGTCTTAGAGGATACAGACAGTTCTGTAACTTTTAAGGGACCACTTATTGTTATGACAAATAGATTCTCAGCATCGGCTTCTGAAATTTTGGCAGCAGCTCTTCAAGATTATGGTAGGGCCGTTATCGTCGGAGGTGAGTATACTCATGGAAAAGGAACTGTTCAGGCAGTGCTTAATTTGAATCATGGACCTCTAATGTCAATGTTTGGTTCTGAGATTGGAGCTCTTAAGGTAACAATTCAAAAGTTTTATAGAATCACAGGAGGATCTACACAATATAAAGGTGTTACTCCAGATATTATTATCCCTGATCCATACGGATATACTAAGAGTAGAGAGCAAGATTTAGAATATTCTCTAAAATGGGACAAAGTAAGTGCAAAGCCTTTTACTATGTGGACTGAGAATAAGTTTGACAGAAAGAAGCTTAAAAACAGAAGTGAAAATAGAGTTAAGAAAGATAAGAGATTCGCAAAGATTAATGAATCTGTAGATTATCTAATTAAAAGAAGAAATGAGACAACTGTTTCTTTAAATCTTAAAGAAGTTCTTGAAGAAGATAAGAAGAATAAGGAAATCTCTGAGAGGCTCAAGTTAGATGAAGAGAATAAGAACCTAAAAGTTTCTTTTTATGATGAAAGCGTAAGGCTTCATGAAGAAATTAAAAAGGGTGACGAGAAGAAGTGGAGAAAAGGCTTTGAGGCGAGAAATGATGAGTGGGTAAAAGCACTACGTCAAGACGCTGGTTTAGAAGAAGCTATTTATATATTAAATGACATGGTTACAATGCAAAAAGGTAAGAAACTTTCAGCGGTGAAGTAA
- a CDS encoding DUF4105 domain-containing protein → MALKLFITLMMLISTSAFANSKQSKFVVKTYELLPASVKKVITLENTPIKFTKLNSVGLNSPCDDIPFIFGKHSDGKIYLSEQLNPYLLASEQEDFKCKHKSFYKTAVSTLLHEFIHAYENKVSDRDLLHNKAEFKALGFWKLKSKKTKNLNTYSQRSPNKYEYSSLKEFIAVNFEYFILDKEYKCRRPNLYSAFSRNLNHIPFNNHVCKSLREVSFSDTHKVGSIDINFDNIREIHYLFASKGKAMMSRWGHSMFKLVSCPLDWSLEKCRKRGTFTVIGFLAQVSDVNINAIKGIRGDYPSDLVITDLDSMKRQYNRAELRDLMSLPIKFTSLQKERFLNHLIRVYWEYSGRYYFFTNNCADEAFKFLQVSYNDDEIYKKRVLTPLGILNFVKKNNIIFDYKFDETKVNISKGLLYESFKSKLDRSYKALYSNYKDVLKIRIKRPSVNRNQRKFAPEFSYIDSIEKYTNLDTWKRREFIEEILKTAKKKSILNLFAVESQAHYVTGNLLLNSMQSKSQKMSDIEDAKEIFPKIVELKNTIIFGTNSNNSGYGIPQEGDLTQVVSDDSYYAQEELAQLKKDLQSIYKEVFQDEFSQLEESNINKLIIKKALKNVL, encoded by the coding sequence ATGGCCCTAAAGCTGTTTATCACATTAATGATGTTGATTTCGACAAGTGCTTTTGCGAATTCAAAGCAAAGTAAATTTGTCGTCAAAACATATGAGCTACTCCCTGCTTCAGTTAAGAAAGTCATCACTCTTGAAAATACACCAATTAAATTTACGAAACTCAATTCAGTGGGACTTAACTCACCTTGTGATGACATTCCTTTTATTTTTGGAAAGCACAGCGATGGGAAAATATATTTAAGTGAACAATTAAATCCATACTTACTTGCAAGTGAACAAGAAGACTTTAAATGTAAACATAAGTCTTTTTATAAAACAGCTGTCTCAACACTTTTACATGAATTCATTCATGCTTATGAAAACAAAGTTTCTGATAGAGATTTGCTTCACAATAAGGCCGAGTTTAAAGCGCTTGGTTTTTGGAAATTAAAATCTAAAAAAACAAAGAACTTGAATACATACTCTCAAAGGTCTCCTAACAAGTATGAGTACAGTTCTTTAAAAGAGTTTATTGCTGTAAATTTCGAATATTTTATTTTGGATAAAGAATATAAATGTAGAAGACCAAACCTTTACAGTGCTTTCTCAAGGAACCTAAATCATATTCCATTTAACAATCATGTATGTAAATCATTAAGAGAAGTTTCCTTCTCAGACACCCATAAAGTGGGATCAATTGATATAAACTTCGATAATATTAGAGAAATTCATTACCTCTTTGCTTCTAAGGGTAAAGCAATGATGAGTAGATGGGGACATAGTATGTTTAAACTTGTCTCTTGCCCTCTTGATTGGTCTTTAGAGAAGTGTAGAAAGAGAGGGACATTCACAGTAATTGGTTTTCTTGCTCAAGTCTCAGATGTAAATATTAATGCAATCAAAGGAATCAGAGGAGACTATCCAAGCGATCTTGTTATCACCGATCTAGATTCAATGAAAAGACAGTATAATAGGGCCGAACTTAGAGATCTCATGAGTCTTCCTATTAAATTCACTTCTTTGCAAAAAGAGAGATTCTTAAACCACTTAATAAGAGTCTATTGGGAATATTCAGGAAGATATTACTTCTTTACCAATAATTGTGCAGATGAAGCCTTTAAATTTCTTCAAGTTTCATACAACGATGATGAAATTTACAAAAAAAGAGTTTTAACACCCCTAGGGATACTCAATTTTGTAAAAAAGAATAATATAATATTCGATTACAAATTCGATGAAACGAAAGTGAATATCTCCAAGGGTCTTCTTTACGAAAGCTTTAAATCAAAGTTAGATAGAAGTTATAAAGCTTTATATTCAAATTATAAAGATGTATTAAAAATTAGAATTAAGAGACCAAGTGTTAATAGAAATCAAAGAAAGTTTGCACCTGAATTCTCTTATATAGATAGTATAGAGAAATATACAAATCTTGATACATGGAAAAGACGAGAGTTCATTGAAGAAATTCTTAAAACAGCGAAAAAGAAAAGTATATTAAACCTATTTGCCGTTGAATCCCAGGCCCATTATGTAACAGGGAACCTGCTACTAAATTCAATGCAGTCAAAATCTCAAAAAATGTCAGACATCGAAGATGCTAAAGAGATTTTTCCAAAGATTGTTGAATTAAAAAACACTATTATATTTGGAACAAACTCAAATAATAGTGGCTATGGAATTCCTCAAGAAGGTGATCTTACACAAGTTGTATCTGATGACTCTTACTACGCTCAAGAGGAACTGGCCCAGCTAAAAAAAGACTTACAATCAATTTATAAAGAAGTTTTTCAAGATGAGTTTTCTCAGCTTGAAGAGTCAAATATTAATAAGTTAATAATTAAGAAGGCCCTTAAAAATGTCTTATAA
- a CDS encoding S41 family peptidase: MTQIGYYKLPEIHNDKVYFVCDEDIWMTDRDNCSMASRLTSSPGISTHPKISPDGLKLAYLSNTSGENNVYLMNSQGGIASRITHFQNTNLLGWKDNKTLYVSSSHQHFTDREKLLYEVNTQDFTFKRVDIGPTSCITTSSEAEIVIGRHTGDPARWKRYRGGTAGTFWYKKSKKDHFKQILKNIKTNLANPLFIEKRLFFISDHEGHGNIYSMSPAGRSMKRHTNHEDYYVRSFSYSNGVISYCCGAEIYELNLETNISKKLTIEVNSQFLQSREKFISALDYLQDFDLTQDAQELLINSRGKLFFLPPWSGGPIRLGTEAARYKKSRIIWSDESEAVCAMKLDDENEEHLVTLDLTTKEETSLVTKQNWGKVFDIASNPKKAFVAISNNRNELFLVDIDKNKVSLIDKSENDHISNLKWSDDGRFLAYHKKENINDYIIKIYDMKEKKSHRTVNNVLTDYAPTFSKDSKTLFFIGAREFNPTGSEVLFQLGFPFLTKVYAMPLLEQNLSPHKDFMNFEISNEEEEDQKEINEEEIKIDWSTLHNRIEALPIEQGGLKDLFVHNDTLYIFKSTITPSDPNEMRWEEGKYNLLSFSFKDKKVETLLKDVNVDTYKKNGKYLLIETEEELRLIDLESKVSSGDDYCKKDGWIDLERIKIKLDPVAEWKQMYREAWILQREHFWTEDMSKIDWQSVYKKYHSLLPKVKCRSDLSDLIWEMQGELGTSHAYEFGGDYPNGPTSNPVGSLDAEFTFHPRTKSFEITKIYNGDSWVKGHDSPLSKAAVSLKVGDHIYSLDGEEFSDANSLQVLLENKASTEISLLVKRSNKRRKENISLIANKLSTHTRYRQWVEQNRSYVKQKSRGKLGYVHIPDMSLKGISEFWRSYSVEHECDGLVIDVRYNGGGSVSQLLLKELQQKVLAFNQSRWFGQFHYPVHSVNGPLVCITNEHAGSDGDIFSHCFKLLNLGKLIGKRTWGGVIGIWPRHYLNDFSLTSQPEFSFWFKDVGFDVENYGTDPNIEVDITPEQWGKGIDSQLDKAIEVILKDLKVRPPLKLNTKNRPILRAPKLPKL; this comes from the coding sequence ATGACACAAATCGGATACTACAAGTTACCAGAAATACATAACGACAAAGTCTATTTTGTTTGTGATGAAGATATTTGGATGACTGATCGTGACAATTGTTCAATGGCATCAAGATTAACTTCTTCTCCAGGAATTAGTACTCACCCGAAGATCTCCCCTGACGGACTAAAGCTTGCTTATCTCTCAAATACCTCAGGAGAAAATAATGTCTACCTAATGAACTCCCAAGGTGGAATAGCTTCTAGAATCACACACTTTCAAAATACAAACCTCTTAGGTTGGAAAGATAATAAAACATTGTATGTCAGCTCCTCACATCAACATTTTACAGATAGAGAAAAGCTTCTTTATGAAGTAAACACACAAGACTTTACATTTAAAAGAGTTGATATTGGTCCGACAAGTTGTATTACGACTTCATCTGAAGCAGAAATTGTAATTGGAAGACACACAGGTGACCCCGCGAGATGGAAGCGCTACAGAGGAGGAACGGCAGGTACTTTTTGGTATAAGAAGTCAAAAAAAGATCATTTTAAACAAATTCTTAAAAATATTAAAACCAATCTTGCAAATCCTCTCTTTATAGAAAAAAGACTTTTCTTTATTTCTGATCATGAGGGACATGGGAATATCTACTCTATGTCTCCGGCAGGTAGATCAATGAAGAGACACACAAACCATGAGGATTATTATGTAAGAAGTTTTTCATACTCAAATGGAGTGATTTCTTATTGTTGTGGAGCTGAGATTTATGAATTGAATCTTGAAACTAATATCTCTAAGAAGCTCACTATTGAAGTCAATTCTCAGTTTTTACAATCTAGAGAAAAATTTATTTCGGCCTTAGATTACTTACAGGATTTTGATCTTACTCAAGATGCTCAAGAATTACTGATTAACTCGCGTGGAAAACTCTTTTTCCTTCCTCCGTGGTCAGGCGGGCCAATTCGCTTAGGAACAGAAGCGGCAAGATATAAGAAATCTAGAATTATCTGGAGTGATGAATCAGAAGCTGTGTGTGCTATGAAGCTTGATGATGAGAATGAAGAACATCTTGTAACTCTAGATCTCACAACAAAAGAAGAGACATCTCTTGTTACAAAACAGAATTGGGGAAAGGTATTTGATATAGCATCTAATCCGAAAAAAGCATTTGTTGCAATATCAAATAATCGAAATGAACTTTTCCTAGTTGATATCGATAAAAATAAGGTTTCACTTATTGATAAGAGTGAGAACGATCATATCTCAAATTTAAAGTGGTCAGACGATGGAAGATTTCTCGCTTATCACAAAAAAGAAAATATTAATGACTACATCATTAAAATCTACGATATGAAAGAGAAGAAATCTCACCGTACTGTTAACAATGTTTTAACTGATTATGCACCGACATTTTCAAAAGATTCAAAGACACTTTTCTTTATCGGAGCAAGAGAGTTCAATCCGACAGGATCCGAAGTTCTATTTCAACTTGGCTTTCCATTTCTAACTAAAGTGTATGCAATGCCACTATTAGAACAAAATCTATCTCCTCACAAAGATTTTATGAATTTTGAAATTTCTAATGAAGAAGAGGAAGATCAAAAAGAAATAAATGAAGAAGAAATAAAAATAGATTGGTCTACATTGCACAATCGAATTGAAGCTCTTCCAATCGAACAAGGAGGACTAAAAGATTTATTTGTTCATAATGATACTCTCTATATTTTTAAATCTACAATCACACCAAGTGACCCTAATGAAATGAGATGGGAAGAAGGCAAATACAATCTGCTTAGTTTTTCATTTAAAGATAAGAAAGTAGAAACTCTGCTCAAAGATGTTAATGTCGATACGTACAAGAAAAATGGTAAGTATCTACTCATTGAAACTGAAGAAGAACTTCGTTTAATTGACCTTGAGTCTAAAGTTTCCAGTGGTGATGACTACTGTAAAAAAGATGGATGGATAGACCTAGAGAGAATTAAAATAAAGCTAGACCCTGTAGCAGAATGGAAGCAGATGTACAGAGAAGCATGGATTCTTCAAAGAGAGCATTTTTGGACAGAAGATATGTCGAAAATAGACTGGCAATCTGTCTACAAAAAGTACCACTCTCTACTTCCTAAGGTGAAATGCAGAAGTGACTTGAGTGATTTGATTTGGGAGATGCAAGGAGAGCTTGGAACAAGCCACGCTTATGAGTTTGGAGGAGATTATCCAAACGGCCCGACATCAAACCCCGTAGGATCTCTAGACGCTGAATTCACTTTCCATCCAAGAACGAAATCTTTTGAGATCACAAAAATCTACAATGGTGATAGTTGGGTAAAAGGTCACGACTCGCCTCTTTCTAAGGCAGCAGTTTCTCTAAAAGTTGGTGATCATATATACTCACTAGATGGCGAAGAATTTAGTGATGCCAACTCATTACAAGTTTTACTAGAAAACAAGGCCAGTACTGAAATAAGTCTTCTCGTTAAAAGATCTAACAAAAGAAGAAAAGAAAATATCTCTTTAATTGCAAACAAACTTTCGACTCATACAAGGTATAGACAATGGGTAGAGCAAAACAGGTCCTATGTAAAACAAAAATCTAGAGGAAAACTAGGATATGTTCACATTCCAGATATGTCTCTAAAGGGTATTTCTGAGTTTTGGAGAAGCTATAGCGTTGAACATGAATGTGATGGACTCGTAATTGATGTTAGGTACAACGGAGGTGGTTCAGTCTCTCAATTACTACTGAAAGAACTTCAGCAAAAAGTACTTGCTTTCAATCAAAGCAGATGGTTTGGACAATTCCACTACCCTGTTCACTCAGTGAATGGGCCTCTTGTATGTATTACTAATGAGCACGCAGGAAGTGATGGAGATATTTTTTCACACTGTTTTAAGTTATTAAATCTTGGGAAGCTCATAGGAAAGAGAACTTGGGGAGGAGTTATAGGTATTTGGCCAAGGCATTATCTAAATGATTTCTCTCTCACAAGTCAGCCCGAATTTTCATTCTGGTTCAAAGATGTTGGATTTGATGTGGAAAACTATGGAACAGATCCAAATATTGAGGTCGACATTACACCAGAGCAATGGGGAAAAGGCATTGACTCTCAACTAGACAAGGCGATAGAGGTTATTCTTAAAGACTTAAAAGTAAGGCCTCCCTTAAAGCTGAATACGAAGAACAGACCTATTCTTCGTGCCCCTAAGTTACCGAAATTATAG